In Thiobacter sp. AK1, the following proteins share a genomic window:
- a CDS encoding pyrimidine 5'-nucleotidase yields the protein MRAAPVWVFDLDNTLHDATPHIFPHINRAMTRYLMEHLALDEAGASALRQLYWQRYGATLLGLVRHHGTDPRHFLWHTHQFPELSTMLVFQRGLRHMLRRLPGRKVVFSNSPAHYSRAVLRALRILDVFDAVFSIEHTRLSPKPRLRGFLHVLRSLRVAPSRCIMVEDSLDNLRTARRLGMKTVWVTASRKSPPFVDASVRSVLQLPRVLNKL from the coding sequence ATGCGTGCCGCGCCAGTCTGGGTGTTCGACCTGGACAACACGCTGCACGACGCGACCCCGCACATCTTTCCCCACATCAACCGCGCCATGACCCGGTATCTGATGGAGCATCTGGCCCTGGACGAGGCCGGGGCGAGCGCCCTGCGCCAGCTCTACTGGCAGCGTTACGGAGCGACGCTTTTGGGCCTGGTGCGCCACCATGGCACCGATCCACGTCATTTTCTCTGGCACACGCATCAGTTTCCTGAGCTTTCCACCATGCTGGTGTTCCAACGCGGCCTGCGCCACATGCTGCGCCGCTTACCCGGGCGCAAGGTGGTGTTTTCCAATTCACCGGCCCACTATTCCCGCGCCGTGCTGCGTGCGCTTCGCATTCTCGACGTGTTCGACGCGGTGTTCAGCATCGAGCACACGCGCCTTTCGCCCAAGCCGAGGCTGCGCGGCTTTCTGCATGTGCTGCGTTCCCTCCGTGTGGCGCCCTCACGCTGCATCATGGTGGAGGATAGCCTGGATAACCTGCGCACCGCGCGGCGCCTGGGCATGAAGACGGTGTGGGTGACCGCCAGCCGCAAGAGCCCGCCCTTCGTGGATGCCAGCGTGCGCTCGGTGTTGCAACTGCCACGCGTGCTCAATAAGCTATAG